The window CCTCCTTGGTCTCGGTGAACGGACCGTCGGTGTAGCTGATCTTCCCGCCGGACCAGCTCAGGCGGGTCGCCTCGGAGGTGGGGAGCAGCCCGGCGGTGTCGAGCATGACCCCGGCCTTGGTGATCTCCTCCATGAGGGCGCCCATCCGCTGCTCGAACTCGGGCGGGAAGGTGGTGTCGGTGGGGAGCTCCCGCTCGTTGATGCGGATCATCGTCAGAAAGCGCGGCATGGTGACTCCTCGGTCGGGAGGGCGGGGTCGTTCCCCGCCTCTCACCCCTGCGTCGAACGGGAGACGCCCGGATCGACAGCCTCCGGGAAATTCTTCGAAGAATCTTCCGGGGCGGCCACCCGGTGCGGATCCGCGCCACGCTGAGATGGTGCGGCCCGACTTCACGGGAGCTCGACCACGAGTGGCTACTCGTGAGTAGGATCGCGGGCCCAGGCACCTTCGAGAGGACCCCCGATGCCACGCGTCTCCTCCCCCCTCATGCTGGCCGGTCTGCTGGCCGGAGCCGCGGTCGCCCACGCGGTCGCACCCAGGCAGTTCGACGCGATCGTGCCCCGTTCGCTGCCGGGCACGCCGCGGCAGTGGACGTACGCCAGCGGAGCGGCCGAACTCGCCCTCGCCGTCGGCGTCGCCCATCCGCGCACCCGCCGGGTGGCCGCGCTGGCCACGGCGGCGTTCTTCGTCGGGGTGTTCCCTGCGAACGTGAAGATGGCGGCCGACGCACGCCGCCGCTCCCCCGCCGTCCGGGCCGTGGCGCTCGGCCGGCTGCCGCTCCAGGTACCGCTCGTGCTCTGGGCCCGCAAGGTGAGCCGGGGCGCCGGAGCCCGCTGAGCCGGCCTCCGGGCCGCGTGCTGCACCGCCCCGGCCCGCCCCATGCCCGCCCGAGCCGTCAGCGGCTGTCACCGGCCCAGTCCCAGCGGCCGGGGTCTCCCGTACGGCGGCGGTAGTGGGCACGGCCACCCGCTCCGTAGCGCCCTATCTCGGTGGGGAGTCTGGCCTCCTCGGCGAGCTGGGGCGCGCTCCAGCCTGTGATGTCCAGGAGGAGTCCGTCCAGCGGCCCGCCGACCAGCTCGCCGTAACTGCGGCCGGGGCGCGGTCCGGGGTCGGGGTCCTCATGGTCGGCGCCGTAGACCCGGCGCCGGAGCATCCTGTCGTCCATACCGCCCAGCTTCACAGCCGCCACTGACAACGGGCCCGGCGGCCGCCGGGTCGTGCGGCGGCGATGATGGGGGCCGCCTCCCCGATCGGGGGGAGGCGCAGGAGCGAGGAGCGACACGCATGGCACGTCGGGTGCACCAGCCACTGGAGAACCATGAGTTCGACT is drawn from Streptomyces sp. NBC_01232 and contains these coding sequences:
- a CDS encoding YciI family protein; its protein translation is MPRFLTMIRINERELPTDTTFPPEFEQRMGALMEEITKAGVMLDTAGLLPTSEATRLSWSGGKISYTDGPFTETKEVVGGYSLTQCKDKAEAMEWTRRFLEIHPAEWNVSAEVREIQEM
- a CDS encoding DoxX family protein is translated as MPRVSSPLMLAGLLAGAAVAHAVAPRQFDAIVPRSLPGTPRQWTYASGAAELALAVGVAHPRTRRVAALATAAFFVGVFPANVKMAADARRRSPAVRAVALGRLPLQVPLVLWARKVSRGAGAR